The proteins below are encoded in one region of Paenibacillus albus:
- a CDS encoding UDP-glucose--hexose-1-phosphate uridylyltransferase gives MTEHQSVPSTEDVLILIERLVQFAAQRGMLASQLDEYGARNALLDLFRLSEAYGGPVPEERLESAGSLLEPLLDYGASIGLIPDHTLTYRDLLDARIMGLLMPRPSEAAAQFKRTAQQEGIKKATDDLYRLSIDSNYIRMDRIAKNQYWQHDTGYGKLEITINLSKPEKDPKEIALLKTMAPSHYPKCLLCPDNVGYAGRADHPARQNLRVVPLELQGDAWYFQYSPYVYYNEHSIVFHSKHVPMRITRDTFARLLDFVDEFPHYFIGSNADLPVVGGSILNHDHFQAGRHVFPMEIAPIEQSFVDPSVPGLTFSTVAWPMSVIRLNGNDKAAVLRAAGNILDAWREYSDADVNIHAFTEKDGERIPHNTITPIARLRDNGQYELDLVLRNNRTSDEYPDGIFHPHAHLHHIKKENIGLIEVMGLAVLPGRLKSELEQIASLLTGDTAYDSTAIRGGALGKHADWIDAMIADHGTSLKQEQAEALLTSEVGGKFLEVLGDAGVYKRTAQGQEAFCRFMKSIGLASQS, from the coding sequence ATGACCGAACACCAATCAGTTCCAAGCACGGAGGATGTACTTATTCTAATCGAACGGCTCGTGCAATTTGCAGCGCAGCGCGGCATGCTTGCTTCCCAGCTTGATGAATATGGCGCGCGCAACGCACTGCTCGATCTATTCCGATTATCAGAGGCTTACGGAGGACCGGTTCCGGAAGAACGGCTTGAAAGCGCCGGTTCTTTGCTCGAGCCGCTGCTTGATTATGGAGCTTCCATCGGACTCATTCCAGATCATACGTTGACCTACCGCGACTTGCTTGATGCGCGCATTATGGGTCTGCTTATGCCGCGTCCATCCGAAGCGGCTGCGCAGTTCAAACGCACCGCTCAGCAAGAGGGAATTAAGAAAGCGACGGATGATCTATATCGCCTCAGCATTGATTCCAACTATATCCGGATGGACCGGATTGCCAAGAACCAGTATTGGCAGCATGACACTGGCTACGGCAAGCTGGAAATTACGATTAATCTTTCCAAGCCGGAGAAGGATCCGAAGGAAATCGCGCTGCTGAAGACGATGGCGCCGAGCCATTATCCCAAGTGCCTGCTTTGCCCGGACAATGTCGGATACGCCGGCCGCGCGGATCATCCCGCTCGCCAGAATCTGCGCGTCGTGCCGCTTGAGCTGCAAGGCGACGCTTGGTACTTCCAGTACTCGCCGTATGTGTACTATAACGAGCACAGCATTGTGTTCCACAGCAAGCACGTACCGATGCGGATTACGCGGGATACGTTCGCGCGGCTGCTGGACTTCGTCGATGAATTCCCGCATTATTTTATCGGCTCGAATGCGGATTTGCCGGTTGTCGGCGGTTCCATTCTGAACCACGATCATTTCCAAGCGGGACGTCATGTGTTTCCGATGGAGATTGCACCTATCGAGCAGTCCTTCGTCGATCCATCCGTACCTGGCTTAACGTTCAGCACAGTAGCATGGCCGATGTCGGTCATCCGGCTGAATGGCAATGACAAAGCGGCTGTTCTTCGTGCAGCGGGCAATATTCTGGATGCTTGGCGCGAATACAGTGACGCGGACGTGAATATTCATGCTTTCACCGAGAAGGATGGCGAGCGCATTCCGCATAATACGATTACTCCGATCGCTCGTTTGCGTGACAACGGGCAGTACGAGCTCGACTTGGTACTGCGCAACAACCGCACAAGCGACGAGTATCCAGATGGGATTTTCCATCCGCATGCGCATTTGCATCATATTAAAAAAGAGAACATTGGCCTCATTGAAGTGATGGGTCTTGCGGTGCTGCCAGGGCGGCTCAAATCCGAGCTTGAACAGATCGCTTCGCTGCTGACAGGCGATACAGCCTATGACAGCACAGCGATACGAGGCGGTGCGCTAGGCAAGCATGCTGATTGGATTGATGCGATGATCGCGGATCATGGCACATCGCTGAAGCAGGAACAAGCTGAAGCTCTACTGACGAGCGAGGTCGGCGGCAAATTCCTCGAGGTGCTGGGAGATGCCGGCGTCTACAAGCGTACGGCTCAGGGACAGGAAGCATTCTGCAGATTTATGAAGTCCATCGGACTAGCAAGCCAATCCTAA
- the galE gene encoding UDP-glucose 4-epimerase GalE, with translation MAVLVTGGAGYIGSHAVAALVERGEEIVIVDNLQQGHRDAVLGGKLYVGDLRDGEFLDTVFGENSIDAVIHFAANSLVGESMKDPGKYYHNNVYGTLCLLEKMNQHGVKKIVFSSTAATYGEPENVPIHEHDRTLPTNTYGETKLAMEKMMKWFDVASGIKYVSLRYFNAAGAHASGKIGEDHSPETHLVPIILQTALGQRSHISIFGDDYPTEDGTCIRDYIHVSDLADAHVLAVDRLRSGGDSAIYNLGNGTGFSVKQVIDIARQVTGRDIPAVIEARRAGDPAVLVASSDLARSELGWKPTRNKLEDIIGSAWAWHQANPAGYNKQ, from the coding sequence ATGGCAGTATTAGTAACTGGAGGCGCGGGCTATATCGGCTCACATGCAGTAGCGGCGTTGGTTGAGCGCGGAGAAGAGATCGTTATCGTGGATAATTTGCAGCAAGGGCACAGAGATGCGGTGCTTGGCGGCAAGCTGTATGTCGGAGATTTGCGGGACGGCGAGTTTCTGGATACGGTTTTTGGCGAGAACAGCATCGATGCTGTCATTCATTTCGCGGCAAATTCACTCGTTGGCGAGAGCATGAAGGACCCTGGAAAGTATTATCATAATAACGTATACGGCACGCTTTGCTTGCTGGAGAAGATGAATCAGCACGGCGTGAAGAAGATCGTCTTCTCTTCAACGGCAGCGACGTATGGCGAGCCTGAGAATGTTCCGATTCACGAGCATGACCGCACATTGCCGACGAATACCTATGGTGAAACGAAGCTTGCAATGGAAAAAATGATGAAGTGGTTCGATGTCGCTTCCGGCATCAAATATGTATCGCTCCGTTATTTCAATGCGGCAGGCGCACATGCAAGCGGCAAAATCGGCGAGGACCACAGTCCGGAGACGCACCTCGTGCCGATCATCCTGCAAACGGCGCTTGGCCAGCGCAGCCATATCTCGATCTTCGGCGACGATTATCCGACAGAGGACGGCACGTGCATCCGCGACTATATCCATGTCAGCGACTTGGCTGACGCGCATGTGCTCGCAGTTGATCGTCTCCGCAGCGGCGGAGACAGCGCGATCTACAACCTCGGGAACGGCACAGGCTTCTCCGTGAAGCAAGTTATTGACATTGCGCGCCAAGTAACGGGCCGCGACATTCCGGCTGTCATTGAAGCACGCCGCGCAGGTGACCCTGCGGTGCTAGTCGCTTCATCGGATCTCGCTCGCAGCGAGCTTGGATGGAAGCCAACGCGTAATAAGCTCGAAGATATTATTGGCAGCGCATGGGCTTGGCATCAAGCCAATCCTGCTGGCTACAACAAGCAATAG
- a CDS encoding NAD(P)/FAD-dependent oxidoreductase has protein sequence MTSKHLHEGHLYWPSTMQQPASTYPPLAQTVQADVAIIGGGMSGSICAYILSRSGLTTVLLERGNIAAGSSLANTGLLQYCNDTMLCDLAEQIGEGEAVRFYKGCKLAVEQIGELAAELGTDTGYAEQSSLYYASTEQDVPKLKREYELLKRHQFGVEYLEPEEVEARFPFRRSGAVITHGDASINPYRFVHGLIDAAVYRFGLAVHEQTDLTDHRSDPGSGGHKLVTSAGHEVLAKHVIYAVGYEPEELRGKLVKSEMNRTYALVTDPQPELHDNYSPYMFWETARPYFYMRFTEDKRIIAGGGDVPTKQLLTSESALKKEADKVLANIQALFSSTPVAVDYAWNATFALSRDGLPFIGADPNWDGVFYCLGYGGNGTVYSMMGAHILHHLITGRDHPLASIVALDRPSLQKV, from the coding sequence ATGACCAGCAAACATCTACACGAAGGCCATCTGTACTGGCCAAGTACCATGCAGCAGCCGGCATCTACCTATCCCCCGCTCGCTCAGACTGTACAGGCCGACGTCGCCATCATCGGAGGCGGCATGTCGGGCTCGATCTGCGCGTACATCTTATCCCGCAGCGGTCTCACAACCGTGCTGCTTGAACGCGGGAATATCGCTGCAGGCAGCTCGCTGGCCAATACGGGATTATTGCAATATTGCAATGATACGATGCTATGCGACTTAGCGGAGCAGATTGGCGAAGGGGAAGCAGTTCGCTTCTATAAAGGCTGCAAGCTGGCGGTCGAACAGATTGGCGAGCTGGCAGCGGAGCTTGGAACAGACACCGGCTATGCCGAGCAGAGCAGCCTTTATTATGCGAGCACGGAGCAGGATGTGCCAAAGCTGAAACGCGAATACGAGCTGCTAAAGCGCCATCAGTTCGGAGTAGAATACTTAGAGCCTGAGGAAGTTGAAGCCCGATTCCCCTTCCGCAGATCAGGAGCCGTCATCACTCACGGCGATGCATCCATTAATCCCTATCGATTCGTTCACGGACTCATTGATGCTGCTGTGTATCGCTTCGGTCTTGCCGTCCATGAGCAGACAGATCTGACCGACCATCGTTCTGATCCTGGCAGCGGCGGCCACAAGCTAGTGACTTCAGCTGGACACGAGGTGCTTGCGAAGCATGTTATCTACGCCGTCGGCTACGAGCCGGAAGAGCTTCGGGGCAAGCTCGTGAAGTCAGAGATGAACCGTACTTACGCGCTAGTGACGGATCCCCAGCCGGAGCTGCACGACAATTACAGCCCTTATATGTTTTGGGAGACGGCAAGACCCTACTTCTATATGCGATTCACGGAAGACAAGCGCATCATTGCAGGCGGTGGCGACGTGCCAACGAAGCAGCTGCTGACGAGCGAGAGCGCGCTTAAGAAGGAAGCTGATAAAGTGCTGGCCAACATACAAGCACTATTCTCTTCTACTCCCGTTGCGGTTGACTACGCATGGAACGCCACCTTCGCCTTGTCGCGCGACGGACTTCCCTTTATCGGAGCCGATCCGAATTGGGACGGCGTCTTCTACTGCCTCGGCTACGGCGGCAACGGTACCGTCTACAGCATGATGGGCGCTCATATTTTGCACCATCTCATCACAGGCCGCGACCATCCGCTCGCATCCATCGTCGCCTTGGATCGTCCTTCACTACAGAAGGTTTAA
- a CDS encoding DUF1128 domain-containing protein, which yields MRNLAEPTQDNVEFMIDTIKNKLRMASGAAMQASNFSLTNYEDLKDVYDIVASKDKFSISEVEAIVSELGQLRDKS from the coding sequence ATGAGAAACTTGGCGGAACCGACGCAAGACAACGTCGAATTCATGATCGATACGATCAAGAACAAGCTGCGCATGGCTTCCGGTGCTGCAATGCAAGCATCCAACTTCAGCCTGACGAACTATGAGGATCTGAAGGACGTCTATGACATCGTTGCGAGCAAAGATAAATTCAGCATCAGCGAAGTTGAAGCAATCGTCTCAGAGCTAGGCCAACTGAGAGACAAGTCATGA
- a CDS encoding AraC family transcriptional regulator: protein MEHMPTYTVLSNPVPDEHGDIYVLFSGESQTKPNHLIGPKVYDFYLMHHILAGTGTFSYAGTEHELQAGQSFLIHPDQLISYASSEDNPWRYRWIAFEGTRAAGLVAGAGLDSAVPIIDNGTNPRIGVLFHSIQRAFRLGGPSASLRASGYLHLLFAEFGAAQQGENRASEQQGSDSEALTNQMIRYMSTQYAEPISIENMAETLGYNRAYLSRMFKQQTGITPVTFLLKLRIDKAHLLLRERLELTIEQIAASVGFQDPLYFSKQFRRFYGQSPTAYREAMKQL from the coding sequence ATGGAGCACATGCCAACCTATACCGTGCTATCCAATCCTGTACCGGATGAACATGGTGATATATATGTATTATTTTCCGGTGAGAGCCAGACGAAACCGAATCATCTCATCGGTCCGAAGGTATACGACTTCTATTTGATGCATCACATCTTAGCCGGGACAGGCACGTTCTCCTATGCAGGCACCGAGCATGAGCTGCAAGCCGGGCAATCGTTCCTCATCCATCCCGATCAGCTGATCAGCTATGCCTCGAGCGAGGACAACCCGTGGCGTTACCGCTGGATTGCATTCGAAGGCACGCGCGCCGCGGGACTCGTCGCTGGAGCCGGGCTCGATAGCGCTGTGCCGATCATCGACAACGGGACGAATCCCCGCATCGGCGTGCTGTTTCACAGCATTCAGCGGGCTTTCCGCCTAGGCGGTCCTTCGGCAAGTCTACGGGCAAGCGGCTATCTGCACTTGCTATTCGCTGAGTTCGGGGCTGCGCAGCAGGGGGAGAATCGTGCCTCGGAGCAGCAGGGCTCGGACAGCGAGGCGCTGACTAACCAAATGATCCGCTACATGTCTACCCAATATGCCGAGCCGATCTCGATTGAGAATATGGCGGAGACGCTCGGCTACAACCGCGCTTATCTGTCGCGCATGTTCAAGCAGCAGACCGGCATTACGCCGGTAACGTTCTTGCTCAAGCTGCGCATCGACAAGGCGCATCTGCTCTTGCGTGAGCGTCTGGAGCTGACGATCGAGCAGATCGCGGCATCCGTCGGCTTCCAGGACCCGCTCTACTTCTCCAAGCAGTTCCGCCGCTTCTACGGCCAGTCGCCGACCGCTTATCGCGAAGCGATGAAGCAGCTGTGA
- a CDS encoding asparaginase has translation MTKANINTDKYPAANEVLGVPLVLTTRGDFVENVHSGHAAVVTADGRLVAHAGDANVRNFLRSTAKPIQALPSVMGGVIETYELGDDAIALMCASHQGTPAHIAVLEQMLAQTGVLEEQLVFAAALPANAKARDAVLASGGSPRKLYHVCAGKHIGMLALCKLRGWPMETYTQPEHPLQQELLRIVAAIADVQPAAVETAIDGCGLPVFALPLWRLALIYARFAAWGSDEAAAAQPAASGEAASGSAAEVGLAAIGAAAKRIAAAMASHPALVEGPDRLASVMLDCGDGNVVAKSGAQGVFVFALRRERLAVAIKLADGGESAWPEAVCAMLEQLQLEGGAELTRCIRSHISPELRNDAGQLVGCREACVTLELH, from the coding sequence ATGACAAAAGCAAACATCAACACAGACAAATATCCGGCGGCAAACGAAGTGCTGGGCGTTCCCCTCGTACTGACGACCAGAGGCGATTTCGTCGAAAATGTTCACAGCGGTCACGCAGCGGTTGTTACAGCGGATGGCCGATTGGTCGCGCATGCCGGGGATGCGAATGTCCGTAATTTCTTGCGATCTACGGCCAAACCCATTCAAGCGCTGCCGAGCGTGATGGGCGGCGTGATTGAAACATACGAGCTTGGTGATGACGCCATCGCGTTAATGTGCGCGTCACATCAAGGCACACCTGCGCATATCGCGGTGCTCGAGCAGATGCTTGCGCAGACCGGCGTGCTGGAGGAGCAGCTTGTGTTCGCGGCTGCGCTGCCGGCGAATGCCAAGGCGCGCGATGCGGTGCTCGCCAGCGGAGGAAGCCCGCGCAAGCTGTATCATGTTTGCGCAGGCAAGCATATCGGCATGCTCGCGCTGTGTAAGCTGCGCGGCTGGCCGATGGAGACGTATACGCAGCCGGAGCATCCGCTGCAGCAGGAACTGCTGCGCATCGTCGCAGCGATCGCGGACGTGCAGCCGGCAGCCGTCGAGACGGCAATCGACGGCTGCGGCTTGCCGGTGTTCGCGCTGCCGCTGTGGCGTCTCGCGCTCATTTATGCGCGCTTCGCTGCCTGGGGCAGCGACGAGGCGGCAGCTGCGCAGCCTGCCGCAAGCGGCGAAGCCGCATCGGGTTCGGCGGCGGAGGTGGGCCTCGCCGCCATTGGTGCTGCGGCGAAGCGGATCGCCGCTGCGATGGCGAGCCATCCGGCCCTCGTGGAGGGGCCGGACCGGCTGGCGAGCGTCATGCTCGACTGCGGCGACGGGAACGTCGTCGCGAAGAGCGGGGCGCAGGGCGTCTTCGTCTTCGCCTTGCGCAGAGAGCGGCTCGCAGTAGCGATTAAGCTTGCAGACGGCGGCGAGTCGGCCTGGCCGGAGGCGGTATGCGCCATGCTCGAGCAGTTGCAGCTCGAAGGAGGCGCGGAGCTTACTCGCTGCATTCGCAGCCATATCTCGCCAGAGCTGCGCAACGATGCCGGGCAGCTGGTCGGCTGCCGCGAAGCGTGTGTTACGCTAGAGCTGCATTAA
- a CDS encoding galactokinase has translation MANIEQLKNQFLNIYGESAEPIAVFHAPGRVNLIGEHTDYNGGYVFPAALTFGTTLIIRKRNDDQLGLASTNFEGIKKQLPISPIVFDEADDWMNYPKGIVNELQQRGTTFASGFDLLYHGEIPNGAGLSSSASIEVVTAYALLNMLGLATDTVEIARLSQKSENEFNGVKCGIMDQFAVANGKKDHAILLMCDTLEYDLIPFTSGDYQLVIGNTNKRRGLVDSKYNERRSQCEQAVQDLKAAFPDLTLLGQLSVEQFNANQHLIGDEVVLRRAKHVIEEIDRVLQSMKVLKENDLGAFGQLMNASHDSLRDLYEVTGDELDAMVAAARTVPGVLGSRMTGAGFGGCTVSLVHKDSIDSFKAEVGRQYTEATGLTADFYVCTIGNGVERLS, from the coding sequence ATGGCTAACATCGAACAATTGAAGAATCAATTTCTGAACATATATGGGGAATCGGCAGAGCCTATCGCTGTATTCCACGCGCCAGGCCGCGTAAATCTGATCGGCGAGCATACGGATTACAACGGAGGTTACGTTTTCCCGGCTGCCCTTACTTTCGGCACGACGCTCATCATTCGTAAACGCAATGACGATCAGCTCGGCCTCGCGTCGACGAATTTTGAAGGGATTAAGAAGCAACTGCCGATCTCTCCGATCGTATTCGATGAAGCGGACGATTGGATGAACTATCCGAAGGGCATCGTGAATGAGCTGCAGCAGCGCGGCACGACGTTCGCAAGCGGCTTCGACCTGCTCTATCACGGCGAAATCCCGAACGGCGCGGGATTGTCATCCTCGGCTTCCATCGAAGTCGTAACAGCCTACGCGCTGCTCAATATGTTGGGTCTTGCAACAGATACAGTCGAGATCGCTCGTTTGTCTCAGAAGTCCGAGAATGAGTTCAACGGCGTGAAATGCGGCATTATGGACCAATTCGCAGTTGCCAACGGCAAGAAGGACCACGCGATTCTGCTTATGTGCGACACGCTTGAGTATGACCTGATTCCATTCACCTCCGGCGACTACCAGCTTGTCATCGGCAACACGAACAAACGCCGCGGCCTGGTCGATTCGAAGTACAATGAACGCCGCAGCCAATGCGAGCAAGCGGTTCAAGATTTGAAAGCGGCTTTCCCTGACTTGACGCTGCTTGGCCAATTGTCAGTCGAGCAGTTTAATGCGAATCAGCACTTGATCGGCGACGAAGTCGTGCTGAGGCGCGCGAAACATGTTATTGAAGAGATTGATCGCGTGCTCCAATCCATGAAAGTGCTGAAGGAGAACGACCTCGGCGCATTCGGCCAGCTGATGAACGCTTCCCATGACTCGCTGCGCGACCTGTATGAAGTAACAGGTGACGAGCTTGACGCTATGGTAGCGGCGGCGCGTACCGTTCCAGGCGTGCTCGGCTCCCGCATGACAGGAGCAGGCTTCGGCGGCTGCACCGTATCGCTCGTGCACAAGGACAGCATCGATAGCTTTAAAGCGGAAGTTGGACGCCAATATACGGAAGCGACAGGACTGACCGCAGACTTCTATGTTTGCACAATCGGCAACGGCGTAGAACGTCTGTCTTAG
- a CDS encoding aminoglycoside phosphotransferase family protein, translating to MTLITEGFHAKMTAAHGSRVEGWTQSLPELIAGCEEKFGIKLEEPFSNLSYNYIAHGTNEAGTPIVLKLAFLKAELAQEMRAMKAYAGRGAVQVLAWDEELGAAVLERAVPGTPLSATLDDHEATAIFCEVFGKLRRPFEGEAAHFQTIRRWFEGIVRYRSRYSGGAEGPLPEEWVVRAEEILEELIPTTTETVLLHGDLHHQNILRQGEDGWAVIDPKGIIGDVHFEPLQYLLNYEERGGDKEAVLSRRVAIITERLGLDRRRLALWGIARGVLEACWTIEDGHENWQDGIAISERFAKLLD from the coding sequence ATGACACTAATAACAGAAGGTTTCCATGCTAAGATGACAGCCGCTCACGGTTCGCGGGTAGAGGGATGGACGCAGTCGCTGCCAGAGCTTATTGCTGGATGTGAGGAGAAGTTCGGCATTAAGCTGGAGGAGCCGTTCAGTAATTTGTCCTACAACTACATCGCACACGGCACTAACGAGGCTGGCACGCCGATCGTGCTTAAGCTTGCTTTTCTTAAGGCTGAGCTCGCGCAAGAAATGCGGGCGATGAAAGCCTATGCAGGCAGAGGAGCGGTACAGGTGCTCGCCTGGGATGAGGAGCTTGGCGCTGCTGTGCTCGAACGCGCTGTACCGGGCACGCCTTTGTCCGCTACGCTAGATGATCATGAGGCGACTGCGATTTTCTGTGAGGTGTTTGGAAAGCTCCGTCGTCCGTTCGAAGGTGAAGCAGCGCATTTCCAGACGATTCGGAGATGGTTCGAGGGAATTGTCCGCTACCGCAGCCGTTACAGTGGAGGGGCTGAAGGACCGCTTCCTGAGGAGTGGGTCGTTCGAGCCGAAGAGATATTAGAGGAGCTTATCCCGACGACAACCGAAACGGTGCTGCTGCATGGCGATCTTCATCATCAAAATATATTGCGGCAAGGGGAGGACGGATGGGCCGTTATTGATCCGAAGGGGATCATCGGCGACGTCCATTTTGAGCCGCTCCAGTACTTGCTCAACTATGAGGAGCGAGGCGGCGATAAAGAGGCGGTACTTAGCCGGCGCGTCGCGATCATAACGGAGCGGCTTGGACTCGACCGCCGCCGGCTGGCGCTGTGGGGCATCGCCCGCGGCGTGCTTGAAGCGTGCTGGACGATCGAGGATGGCCATGAGAATTGGCAGGACGGCATTGCCATTTCGGAGCGGTTCGCGAAGCTGCTGGACTGA